The Flavobacterium sp. K5-23 genome segment GATGCACATGCTTGTATTATTGATGGTGTTCGTTTGCATATGGGAAAACGTTTTACATACCGTCATAATGACATCGAGAGTATGGAAAAAAACCTGCAACGTGCTACTAAATTAGCTACTGAAACAGGTGGAGGTATCTTGTTTATTACCGAAGGTGTTTTTGGAATGCGAGGACAACAAGGGAAGTTGAAAGAGATTGTTGCAATGAAGCAAAAATACAATTTCCGTTTACTTGTAGATGATGCACATGGTTTTGGAACACTTGGAAAAACAGGTGCTGGAGCAGGTGAGGAGCAAGGGGTTCAAGATGATATTGATGTTTACTTTTCTACTTTTGCTAAATCAATGGCTAACATTGGTGCTTTCGTAGCTGCGGATAAAGATATTATTGATTATTTAAAATACAATTTGCGCTCTCAAATGTTTGCAAAAGCATTACCAATGATTCAGACAATCGGTTCGTTGAAACGTTTGGAATTGTTGCGTAATCACCCAGAATTGAAAGACAAGTTGTGGGAGAACGTTAATGCTTTACAAAGCGGTTTAAGATCAAGAAATTTCAATATTGGAGACACAAATACATGTGTAACTCCTGTTTATCTTGAAGGAAGTGTGCCAGAAGCAATGGTTATGGTTAATGATTTAAGAGAAAATTATAGTATTTTCTTATCGATTGTTATCTATCCAGTGATTCCAAAAGGAATTATCTTGTTGAGAATGATCCCAACAACTTCTCATACTTTATCGGATATTGATGAAACTCTTGTTGCTTTTGAAGCGATACGTGAAAAATTAGAAAACGGTACTTATAAAGAAATAGCAGCTAGAACTACTGTAGATTTAGACGCATAATATTAAGATGTCAATGGTCAGTTTAAAGTGATCGTTAGAAATATAAAAAAAATCCATCAGCCGCGACTGATGGATTTTTTGTTTAAATTAAATCTGACCGTTTTCTGAAT includes the following:
- a CDS encoding aminotransferase class I/II-fold pyridoxal phosphate-dependent enzyme; this encodes MVKDLFERIQNNKGPLGKWASQAEGYFVFPKLEGELGPRMQFEGKDILNWSLNDYLGLANHPEVRQADTDAAIQYGAAYPMGARMMSGHTKYHEQLEEELAAFVMKESAYLLNFGYQGMVSIIDALVTKNDVIVYDVDAHACIIDGVRLHMGKRFTYRHNDIESMEKNLQRATKLATETGGGILFITEGVFGMRGQQGKLKEIVAMKQKYNFRLLVDDAHGFGTLGKTGAGAGEEQGVQDDIDVYFSTFAKSMANIGAFVAADKDIIDYLKYNLRSQMFAKALPMIQTIGSLKRLELLRNHPELKDKLWENVNALQSGLRSRNFNIGDTNTCVTPVYLEGSVPEAMVMVNDLRENYSIFLSIVIYPVIPKGIILLRMIPTTSHTLSDIDETLVAFEAIREKLENGTYKEIAARTTVDLDA